Genomic DNA from Candidatus Bathyarchaeia archaeon:
GAATCCTGAGATAGGGGCAGGACATCATGAGCATTGCATAACGGCGGGTAGACGCTCAAAATTCGGTATCTGGGAGGAGGATGCTCCAGAAGCTTACCGTCGTGCTAAGGAGGCAGGCGTTGAGCGTTTCGGCATACATATGCACATAGGTTCAGGGATACTTGCAGTCGAACCGTTCGCCGCAGCTACGTCGAAGCTTCTGGATATCGCTGGTATGATTCATCGCAAAGTTGAGGTTACGTTCGATTTTATTGATGTAGGAGGAGGGCTGGGTGTACCGTATAGGCCGGGGGAAAAAGAGTTGGATTTAGAGTCCTACGCCAAGGAAATCTCCACGCTCATCAAGCGAAAAACCAGGGATTACGGGTTGGGAGAACCTAGCCTTTTCATCGAGCCTGGCAGGTATATCGTATGTGACGCAGGAGTCCTTCTTACAACCGTGAACACAATAAAACTCACACCTTTTAAATGCATTATTGGGGTTGATGCTGGTTTTAACACTCTACTGAGACCTGCCATGTATGGTTCATACCACCATATCCTTCTCGCCAACAGACCTGGCGGTGGGAGGGAGGCAGTTTACGACCTAGCTGGACCACTTTGCGAGTCAGGAGACCTCCTAGCCGTAGACAGACAACTGCCGGAAGTAAGGGAGGGCGATCTGATCGCGATATTGAACGCAGGGGCCTACGGCTACTCAATGAGTTCCCAATATAACTCGAGGCCTAGAGCTGGGGAAGTCCTCGTCAAGGACGGCATGTACGCCTTAGTTAGGCGTAGGGAGAGCCTTGAGAGCTTGGCGGCTGGCCAGGAGATTGCTCCATGGTTAAGATAAGCTTCTGGAAGATGCATGGCTTAGGGAACGACTTTATCTTGATTGACGGCAGGAATGGGAAGCTCAGTGATGACCACATGGGAAGGTTGGCTAGGGAGCTATGTGAGAGAAGGTTCTCTGTAGGGGCTGACGGTCTAATAATAGTCTTCAACTCTACCTTCGCCGACATTAGAATGAGAATCTTCAACCCGGACGGGAGTGAGGCTGAAATGTGCGGCAACGGGATCAGATGCTTGGCCAAATACTGTTACGAGAAAGGCATAGTTAGGAAGAAGGAGATGAAGGTGGAGACGTTGGCAGGAGTGAAAGAGGTTGAGTTGACCGTTGAGAGAGAGACTGTGGAGAAAGTCAAGGTAAATATGGGCAAGCCAGTCTGGGAGAGGAGCGGTGTTCCTATGCTGGGTGAAG
This window encodes:
- the lysA gene encoding diaminopimelate decarboxylase, with amino-acid sequence MNRLLKIDERGLSIDGVYAVELAAKFDTPLYVLSERRIRENYRNLKSTLTCNYDKVKIYYSAKANTNLSVLKILEEEGSCLDAVSPGEVYLALKAGFTPDKILFTGTCVRNDELRYLVEAGVTINVDSLSQLDRLLKFTTPSLLSFRVNPEIGAGHHEHCITAGRRSKFGIWEEDAPEAYRRAKEAGVERFGIHMHIGSGILAVEPFAAATSKLLDIAGMIHRKVEVTFDFIDVGGGLGVPYRPGEKELDLESYAKEISTLIKRKTRDYGLGEPSLFIEPGRYIVCDAGVLLTTVNTIKLTPFKCIIGVDAGFNTLLRPAMYGSYHHILLANRPGGGREAVYDLAGPLCESGDLLAVDRQLPEVREGDLIAILNAGAYGYSMSSQYNSRPRAGEVLVKDGMYALVRRRESLESLAAGQEIAPWLR
- the dapF gene encoding diaminopimelate epimerase, giving the protein MVKISFWKMHGLGNDFILIDGRNGKLSDDHMGRLARELCERRFSVGADGLIIVFNSTFADIRMRIFNPDGSEAEMCGNGIRCLAKYCYEKGIVRKKEMKVETLAGVKEVELTVERETVEKVKVNMGKPVWERSGVPMLGEGTFIDRDLELGTTRFRATCLSLGNPHCIIFVDDVKNFPIETTGPEVENHPLFPNRVNVEFAQILNRHELNVRVWERGCGETFACGTGACAAVAAAKVLGKIDGKAIVHLLGGDLEVEYTTLGIYMKGPATKVFEGRMF